In one Alphaproteobacteria bacterium SS10 genomic region, the following are encoded:
- a CDS encoding cysteine synthase A: MNTSPGLLPNLPSTVRDGFSASIGNTPLIRLHGPSEATGCNILGKAEFLNPGGSVKDRAARAIVEDAERQGLLKPGGTIVEGTAGNTGIGLALVGNAKGYHTVIVMPETQSQEKKDTIKLCGAELRLVPALPYKDPGNYIRVSELVANELAKTEPNGAVWANQFDNTANMRGHYETTGPEIWEQTGGEIDAFTCAIGTGGTIAGVGRALKERREDIQIVLSDPDGSAIHNWVKHGELKAEGDSITEGIGQGRITKNIEQAKIDDTEKIPDTEAMQVVFDLIRTDGLIMGGSSGINVAGAIRIAKRLGPGHTIVTILCDLGQRYQSKIFNPEFLRSKGLPVPDFLTAEPKRG; this comes from the coding sequence ATGAATACGTCACCTGGGCTGCTGCCCAATTTGCCCAGCACCGTGCGCGATGGCTTTAGCGCCAGCATTGGCAACACACCGCTGATCCGCCTGCACGGTCCGTCAGAGGCAACGGGATGCAACATCCTGGGCAAGGCAGAGTTCCTGAACCCAGGCGGATCGGTAAAGGACCGCGCTGCCCGCGCCATTGTCGAGGATGCGGAGCGGCAAGGCCTCCTGAAGCCCGGCGGTACAATTGTTGAGGGGACAGCCGGTAATACCGGCATTGGCCTGGCCTTGGTCGGCAATGCCAAGGGCTACCACACCGTTATTGTAATGCCGGAAACCCAGAGCCAGGAGAAGAAGGACACCATCAAGCTATGCGGCGCCGAACTACGGTTGGTTCCTGCCCTGCCCTACAAAGATCCCGGCAACTACATCCGCGTGTCTGAGCTGGTCGCGAATGAGTTGGCAAAGACCGAACCAAATGGCGCCGTCTGGGCCAATCAGTTCGACAACACTGCCAATATGCGCGGTCATTATGAAACGACCGGCCCAGAGATCTGGGAGCAGACCGGTGGTGAGATTGATGCCTTCACCTGCGCCATCGGAACCGGCGGCACGATCGCCGGTGTGGGCCGGGCGCTGAAGGAACGCCGGGAGGACATCCAGATCGTGTTGAGCGACCCCGACGGGTCGGCCATTCATAACTGGGTCAAGCATGGCGAGTTGAAGGCTGAAGGCGACAGCATCACCGAAGGGATTGGCCAAGGCCGGATCACCAAGAATATCGAGCAGGCAAAGATCGATGATACTGAAAAGATCCCCGATACTGAGGCCATGCAGGTTGTCTTCGACCTAATCCGCACCGATGGCCTGATCATGGGCGGGTCGAGTGGTATCAATGTTGCCGGTGCAATCCGTATCGCCAAACGCCTCGGCCCCGGGCATACCATTGTCACCATCCTCTGCGATCTGGGCCAACGCTATCAAAGCAAGATTTTCAATCCTGAGTTCCTGCGATCAAAGGGGCTCCCCGTTCCCGATTTCCTGACCGCCGAACCAAAGCGCGGATAA
- a CDS encoding NUDIX domain-containing protein, which produces MTIDKDRNTPLPVEVVEKETAYQGFFRIDRYQLKHGKFEGGMTELLSREVFERGHAVGALAYDPKRDQVVLIKQFRAGAYAAGAQDPWLMEVVAGIIDEGETPEAVAKREMREETGLKSTRVKHICSYYVSPGGATESVELYCLEVDSSEADAIAGHEAEGEDIQTHVMSTADALRLMNENRINNAVSVIALQWLALHHETLRQEWQEG; this is translated from the coding sequence ATGACAATCGATAAAGACCGAAACACCCCTCTACCGGTTGAGGTGGTTGAGAAGGAAACCGCCTATCAGGGCTTCTTCCGCATCGATCGCTATCAGCTAAAGCATGGCAAGTTTGAGGGCGGCATGACCGAGCTCTTAAGCCGTGAGGTGTTTGAGCGCGGCCATGCTGTTGGCGCCCTCGCCTATGATCCCAAACGTGACCAAGTTGTCTTGATCAAACAGTTCCGGGCCGGGGCTTATGCCGCTGGCGCTCAGGACCCATGGCTGATGGAGGTGGTCGCCGGGATCATTGATGAGGGCGAAACACCAGAGGCTGTCGCCAAGCGAGAGATGCGTGAGGAAACCGGTCTCAAATCAACCCGGGTAAAACACATCTGCAGTTACTATGTATCCCCTGGGGGCGCGACGGAATCTGTCGAGCTCTACTGTCTTGAGGTGGATAGCAGCGAAGCCGACGCCATTGCCGGTCATGAGGCTGAGGGCGAAGACATTCAAACCCATGTGATGTCGACCGCTGATGCCTTGCGCCTGATGAATGAGAACAGGATCAATAACGCGGTATCAGTCATCGCCCTGCAATGGCTCGCCCTGCACCATGAAACCCTTCGCCAGGAATGGCAGGAAGGTTGA
- a CDS encoding protein-L-isoaspartate O-methyltransferase, producing the protein MDFALARQNMIDGQVRPNGVIEGKLVEVMEQVPRELFVPANRRSVAYIDEDLPLGSNRYLPEPVVTGRLVQALKIAPSDVVLEIGAGTGYTTAILSKLAATVVAVESDEALSARAQETLAELDIDNVVMVNRDYTQGYADQAPYDAILINGSVAECPENIVSQLAEDGRLVCVVRDERSMGRITLMQRVRGVTSEIELYDAGTPMLPGFEPAAAFEF; encoded by the coding sequence ATGGATTTTGCGCTCGCACGGCAAAACATGATCGATGGTCAGGTTCGCCCGAACGGTGTCATTGAGGGAAAGCTCGTCGAGGTGATGGAGCAGGTGCCACGGGAACTTTTCGTCCCGGCTAATCGACGCTCGGTTGCTTACATTGATGAGGATCTGCCCCTAGGTAGCAATCGCTACCTACCAGAACCGGTGGTTACCGGTCGCCTCGTTCAGGCATTGAAGATTGCCCCCAGCGATGTGGTTTTGGAGATCGGAGCTGGGACCGGCTACACAACAGCGATCCTTTCCAAGCTGGCCGCAACCGTGGTGGCGGTTGAGAGCGATGAGGCCCTATCAGCCCGGGCACAAGAAACCCTCGCTGAGTTGGATATCGATAATGTGGTCATGGTGAACCGGGACTACACCCAAGGTTACGCCGATCAGGCACCCTATGATGCGATCCTGATCAACGGGTCGGTGGCTGAGTGCCCTGAGAACATTGTCTCGCAGTTGGCGGAGGACGGCCGTTTGGTTTGTGTTGTTCGGGATGAGCGCTCAATGGGCCGGATCACCCTTATGCAGCGCGTGCGCGGCGTTACCTCTGAGATTGAGCTTTATGATGCCGGGACACCAATGTTGCCAGGGTTTGAACCCGCTGCTGCATTCGAGTTCTAG
- a CDS encoding valine--tRNA ligase: MLDKTFEPAAVEQKHYAQDEAAGRFAADPTSNAVPHTVMMPPPNVTGSLHMGHALNMTLQDVLTRYRRMQGRDALWQPGTDHAGIATQMVVERQLGEQGQTRHDLGREAFIDRVWEWKEESGNTITGQLRRLGASPDWPRERFTMDEGLSVAVREVFVQLYKEGLIYKDKRLVNWDPKLHTAISDLEVEQKDINGNLWHFKYPLAEDKSRFLIVATTRPETMLGDTAVAVNPEDERYKDLIGKKVELPLVGRLIEIVGDDYADPETGSGAVKITPAHDFNDFEVGRRHSLEMINIFDQDAKLNDEVPEKYRGMDRYEARKQVVADLEELGLLDKIEPHQHTVPHGDRSGVVIEPWLTDQWYCDAKALAQPAIKAVEQGKTEFVPKNWENTYYDWMRNIQPWCISRQLWWGHQIPAWYAEDGTVFVEETEELALAVAEKHFGEATALTRDPDVLDTWFSSALWPFSTIGWPEKTPELGKYYPGDVLVTGFDIIFFWVARMMMMGLHFMGEVPFKTVYIHALVRDEKGQKMSKSKGNIIDPLELIDSYGADGLRFTLTSMAAPGRDIKLSEQRVQGYRNFATKLWNAVRFCLINECRQVPDFNPENLNLPVNRWIVGQVAETGATVSQALDNFRFDEAAAAIYQFLWGTFCDWYLEFTKPVLQEGDDAEKAEVRATAAYVLDRGLHLLHPMMPFLTEELFEHVRLDDKQRLIVSEWPEFEAGQGDQDAIAELEWTISVISAIRSARSDLNVPPGAWLKGLAIGADAETKARLERQETLIKRLARLDNIDVTDGPIPDGVAQAVIGGLTIALPLADVIDLAAERQRLAKELDKVTSEIGKIDKKLGNEQFLSKAPEDVIEEQRGRRAAAVEVQDKIKQALSRL; the protein is encoded by the coding sequence ATGTTGGATAAGACTTTCGAACCCGCAGCTGTTGAGCAGAAGCATTACGCCCAGGATGAGGCGGCCGGTCGGTTTGCCGCCGACCCGACTAGCAACGCGGTACCACATACGGTCATGATGCCACCGCCGAATGTCACCGGCAGTTTGCATATGGGGCACGCCCTGAACATGACGCTTCAGGATGTCCTGACCCGGTACCGCCGGATGCAGGGCCGCGATGCCCTGTGGCAGCCAGGTACTGACCATGCCGGTATCGCAACCCAAATGGTTGTTGAGCGACAGTTGGGTGAGCAGGGCCAAACCCGCCATGACCTCGGCCGTGAGGCATTCATCGACCGGGTTTGGGAGTGGAAGGAAGAGTCCGGCAATACCATTACCGGTCAGCTTCGGCGCCTTGGTGCCTCACCAGATTGGCCGCGTGAACGCTTCACCATGGATGAAGGCCTGTCCGTCGCCGTGCGGGAAGTGTTCGTCCAGCTCTATAAAGAGGGGCTGATCTACAAAGATAAGCGCCTGGTGAACTGGGATCCGAAGTTGCACACCGCGATCTCTGATCTTGAGGTTGAGCAGAAGGATATCAACGGCAATCTCTGGCATTTCAAATATCCACTTGCTGAGGACAAATCCCGCTTCCTGATTGTTGCGACCACCCGGCCAGAAACCATGCTTGGTGATACCGCCGTTGCGGTGAACCCCGAGGATGAGCGCTACAAAGACCTGATCGGCAAGAAGGTTGAGCTGCCACTGGTTGGCAGGCTGATTGAGATTGTCGGTGATGATTACGCCGATCCGGAAACCGGCAGTGGCGCGGTAAAGATCACGCCCGCCCATGACTTCAACGATTTCGAGGTTGGGCGTCGCCACTCGCTTGAGATGATCAACATCTTTGATCAAGACGCCAAGCTGAATGATGAGGTGCCTGAGAAGTACCGCGGCATGGATCGGTATGAGGCCCGTAAGCAGGTCGTTGCCGATCTTGAAGAACTCGGCCTTTTAGACAAGATCGAGCCGCACCAACATACCGTGCCCCATGGTGACCGATCCGGCGTTGTGATTGAGCCTTGGCTAACTGATCAATGGTATTGCGATGCCAAGGCATTGGCCCAGCCGGCGATCAAGGCGGTTGAGCAGGGCAAAACCGAGTTTGTGCCAAAGAATTGGGAGAACACCTATTACGACTGGATGCGCAACATTCAGCCCTGGTGTATCTCACGTCAGCTTTGGTGGGGGCATCAAATCCCCGCCTGGTATGCCGAGGATGGCACTGTTTTCGTTGAGGAAACAGAGGAACTAGCGCTCGCGGTCGCTGAGAAGCATTTTGGCGAGGCAACCGCATTGACCCGCGATCCGGATGTGCTCGACACTTGGTTTTCCTCGGCGCTTTGGCCGTTTTCGACCATCGGTTGGCCGGAGAAGACCCCAGAGCTGGGTAAGTACTATCCCGGCGATGTGCTGGTCACCGGGTTTGACATCATCTTCTTCTGGGTTGCCCGAATGATGATGATGGGCCTCCACTTCATGGGGGAGGTGCCGTTCAAAACGGTCTATATCCATGCCCTGGTCCGGGATGAGAAGGGCCAGAAGATGTCAAAGTCCAAGGGGAACATCATCGACCCGTTGGAGTTGATCGACAGCTATGGCGCTGACGGCCTTCGCTTCACCCTGACATCGATGGCGGCACCGGGCCGGGACATCAAACTGTCTGAGCAGCGGGTTCAGGGATACCGCAACTTCGCTACCAAGCTCTGGAATGCAGTGCGCTTCTGCTTGATAAACGAATGTCGCCAAGTGCCTGATTTTAATCCTGAAAACCTGAACCTACCGGTTAATCGCTGGATTGTTGGTCAGGTTGCAGAAACTGGCGCAACCGTCTCGCAAGCACTCGATAACTTCCGATTTGATGAGGCCGCAGCGGCCATCTACCAGTTCCTATGGGGCACGTTCTGCGATTGGTATCTCGAGTTTACCAAGCCGGTGCTGCAAGAAGGTGATGACGCCGAGAAGGCGGAAGTTCGGGCAACAGCGGCCTATGTCCTCGACCGTGGCTTGCATCTTCTACACCCAATGATGCCGTTCCTGACCGAGGAACTGTTTGAGCATGTGCGCCTGGATGACAAGCAACGCTTGATCGTTAGTGAATGGCCGGAATTCGAAGCCGGGCAAGGCGACCAAGATGCGATCGCTGAACTGGAATGGACCATCTCAGTCATCTCCGCGATCCGCAGTGCCCGTTCGGACTTGAATGTCCCACCAGGTGCCTGGCTGAAGGGGCTGGCTATCGGTGCCGATGCTGAAACAAAGGCTCGGCTTGAGCGGCAAGAAACATTGATTAAGCGTTTGGCCCGATTGGATAATATCGATGTCACTGATGGTCCAATCCCAGATGGTGTGGCCCAGGCGGTGATCGGTGGTCTGACCATCGCCCTGCCACTTGCTGATGTGATTGATCTGGCCGCCGAACGCCAACGCCTCGCCAAGGAATTGGATAAGGTGACCAGCGAGATCGGTAAGATCGATAAGAAGCTGGGGAACGAGCAGTTCCTGTCTAAAGCACCGGAAGACGTTATCGAAGAGCAACGGGGGCGCCGGGCGGCGGCCGTTGAGGTTCAGGATAAAATCAAACAGGCCCTTTCAAGGCTGTAA
- a CDS encoding DUF2497 domain-containing protein, protein MSDQEADSQQEPSMEEILASIRRIISEDDQPGEEGGDAEAAPQDDAEMEAAAPPPPPPPPEPDPEPAPEVDSAPEVEPEPEPAPEPPPPPPPPPPPPPPTPSAPQEDVLELTNVVEEAPKPAGDPYIDLNRPPMQSQTIVSDQPAMSTSEYFARLAIIAQERGQLGGSITVEEMARELMRPMLQAWLDENLPRIVERQVQNEIERIVRKAHDL, encoded by the coding sequence ATGAGCGACCAGGAAGCAGACTCCCAACAAGAACCCTCCATGGAGGAGATTCTTGCGTCGATCCGCCGGATTATCTCTGAAGACGATCAACCCGGTGAGGAAGGTGGCGATGCTGAGGCAGCGCCACAAGACGATGCTGAGATGGAGGCCGCCGCGCCCCCACCACCGCCACCGCCGCCTGAACCAGATCCAGAGCCGGCGCCGGAAGTGGACTCCGCACCAGAGGTAGAACCCGAGCCGGAGCCAGCGCCAGAACCGCCACCGCCGCCTCCGCCGCCACCTCCACCACCGCCGCCGACCCCGTCGGCGCCGCAGGAGGATGTGCTCGAGCTGACGAATGTGGTTGAAGAGGCGCCGAAACCAGCTGGCGACCCCTATATCGATCTTAATCGCCCGCCCATGCAGTCGCAGACCATCGTCTCCGACCAACCGGCGATGTCGACCAGTGAATACTTTGCCCGCTTGGCAATCATTGCGCAGGAGCGTGGCCAGCTTGGCGGTAGCATTACTGTTGAGGAAATGGCTCGCGAGCTGATGCGTCCGATGCTGCAGGCTTGGCTGGATGAAAACCTGCCGCGCATTGTGGAGCGTCAGGTGCAGAACGAAATCGAGCGGATTGTACGCAAGGCCCACGATCTGTAG
- a CDS encoding PH domain-containing protein, translated as MSYLQETLFSGEELVHMGKFHWIYDFTAYSYLLLPALAGLAGLFYLPPLIGQYIPASMEAKYVAGGLFVVLTLYGFLNFLVMMLRKRATEMVVTNRRLIFKRGLVARRTDEVNIDRIEGCNVFQSFWGRILGYGIVVVRGTGIGEIVLPVMEEPLQFRRAIDHAQMTEEELESEQDQAK; from the coding sequence ATGAGTTATCTGCAGGAGACCCTGTTCTCCGGTGAAGAGCTGGTCCATATGGGCAAGTTCCATTGGATCTATGATTTCACCGCCTACAGCTATCTGCTGCTACCGGCGCTGGCGGGGCTTGCGGGTCTCTTTTATCTGCCGCCGCTGATTGGCCAGTACATCCCGGCCAGCATGGAGGCGAAGTATGTTGCCGGCGGCCTCTTTGTCGTGCTGACACTTTATGGCTTCCTGAACTTCCTGGTCATGATGTTGCGGAAGCGCGCGACAGAGATGGTGGTGACCAACCGCCGCCTGATCTTTAAGCGCGGCCTCGTCGCTCGTCGTACCGATGAGGTGAATATCGACCGTATTGAGGGCTGTAATGTCTTCCAGAGTTTCTGGGGACGCATCCTCGGTTATGGGATTGTGGTTGTGCGCGGCACCGGTATTGGCGAGATTGTCCTGCCCGTGATGGAGGAACCGCTGCAGTTTCGCCGCGCCATCGATCACGCGCAGATGACCGAGGAAGAGCTAGAGTCCGAGCAGGACCAGGCCAAATAA
- a CDS encoding TolC family outer membrane protein, with protein sequence MSVTSQNHGAKLRHMLLSAAAGSALLVAAGLGAPAQAQSFDEALRLAYETNPTIDAARADLRSVDELVPQARGGYLPSLIGDLSAGVEDIEQDTGTRSDGTINPLAASLSLSQNVYRGGRTVAEISQAKNTVFAQRGSLFDTEQDVLLAAATAYFDVVLDQAVVELNKNNEGVLERQLQASRDRFDVGEVTRTDVSQSESRLARAVSDRIAAEGNLNISRSEFARVVGQMPEILSQPDLNLPLPSAMEEAVNLALDANPTVLAAEFSEAAARDGIDIEFGDLLPTITLDATAQTTEEPSLFTDSTDSVALTAAVRIPLYQSGVASSQVREAKQTAARARRLVDEAVRNVTDTTIAAWEALESSRAQIVSRNSEVDSAEIALEGVRQEALVGSRTTLDVLDAEQELLDAQVSLVTAVRDEAVASFQLLAAIGSLTPQALEIDANIYDPTEHYERVEDKIWGIGTSLD encoded by the coding sequence ATGTCCGTTACATCACAAAATCATGGTGCAAAGCTCCGGCATATGCTGTTGAGCGCGGCTGCCGGTTCTGCCCTCCTTGTGGCGGCTGGCCTCGGCGCACCTGCACAGGCTCAAAGCTTCGACGAAGCGCTGCGCCTGGCTTATGAAACAAACCCAACCATCGATGCGGCGCGTGCTGACCTACGTAGTGTCGACGAATTGGTGCCACAGGCACGTGGCGGCTATCTGCCAAGCTTGATCGGTGACCTCTCCGCAGGGGTTGAGGATATTGAGCAGGACACCGGTACCCGCTCTGATGGCACCATCAACCCGTTGGCTGCATCACTGAGCTTGAGCCAGAATGTTTATCGTGGCGGCCGTACTGTCGCTGAGATCAGCCAAGCTAAGAACACTGTTTTTGCCCAACGTGGCAGCTTGTTCGACACCGAACAGGATGTCCTGCTTGCCGCGGCAACTGCTTACTTTGACGTTGTGCTCGATCAGGCGGTTGTTGAGCTGAACAAGAACAACGAAGGCGTTCTGGAGCGTCAGCTTCAGGCCTCTCGCGACCGTTTTGACGTGGGTGAGGTGACCCGCACCGATGTTAGCCAGTCAGAATCTCGTCTGGCGCGCGCTGTTTCGGACCGGATTGCCGCTGAAGGTAACTTGAACATCAGCCGCTCTGAGTTTGCGCGCGTTGTTGGTCAGATGCCTGAGATCCTGTCTCAACCAGATCTGAACCTGCCACTGCCATCAGCTATGGAAGAGGCGGTTAACCTCGCCCTTGATGCGAACCCAACCGTTTTGGCCGCTGAATTCTCAGAAGCTGCGGCGCGCGACGGTATTGATATTGAGTTTGGCGACCTGCTGCCGACCATCACGTTGGATGCAACGGCCCAGACCACGGAAGAGCCCAGCCTGTTTACTGACAGCACTGATAGTGTTGCGCTGACCGCGGCGGTTCGCATTCCACTCTATCAATCTGGTGTTGCAAGCTCCCAGGTTCGTGAGGCGAAACAAACCGCTGCTCGTGCCCGTCGTTTGGTCGATGAGGCGGTTCGGAACGTTACCGACACGACGATTGCGGCGTGGGAAGCACTAGAATCGAGCCGTGCACAAATCGTTTCTCGGAACTCTGAGGTCGATTCAGCAGAGATTGCTCTTGAGGGTGTTCGACAAGAAGCATTAGTCGGTTCACGGACGACTTTGGACGTTCTGGATGCCGAGCAAGAGCTCTTAGACGCGCAGGTTAGCTTGGTTACAGCCGTTCGAGACGAGGCTGTGGCTAGCTTCCAATTGTTGGCTGCGATCGGTTCTTTGACGCCACAAGCGTTAGAAATCGACGCAAATATCTATGATCCGACCGAACATTATGAGCGGGTTGAGGATAAGATTTGGGGTATCGGCACGTCACTTGACTAA
- a CDS encoding alanyl-tRNA editing protein translates to MTDLLFHTDPYSKGIDATVTAIHPDGSIELDRTIFFAAGGGQPGDMGTLTHAGGEIAITDTRKGDSLDNIFHQAAEGSTLPEVGASVTLALDWERRYRHMRMHTLLHLLCASVVGDVTGGSIGLEKSRLDFNLPDGPPDKAELEDKLNSLVQANHPVAQSYITEAELAANPDMVRTMAVAPPSHNGQIRLVTIGDPASPVDQQPCGGTHLASTGEIGEVIVGKIENKGRQNRRINLKLAD, encoded by the coding sequence ATGACCGACCTTCTGTTTCATACCGATCCCTACAGCAAAGGGATCGACGCCACAGTGACCGCCATCCACCCAGACGGCAGCATCGAGCTAGACCGCACCATCTTCTTTGCCGCTGGTGGTGGACAACCAGGGGACATGGGCACACTGACCCATGCCGGCGGGGAGATTGCGATTACCGATACCCGCAAGGGTGACAGCCTCGACAACATTTTCCACCAGGCCGCCGAGGGCTCGACGCTCCCGGAGGTCGGGGCAAGCGTTACGCTGGCACTGGATTGGGAGCGGCGGTATCGGCACATGCGGATGCACACCTTACTGCACCTGCTCTGCGCCTCGGTTGTGGGCGACGTTACCGGCGGATCAATCGGCCTTGAGAAATCCCGGCTGGATTTCAACCTGCCCGACGGCCCACCCGATAAGGCTGAGCTTGAGGACAAGCTGAATTCTTTGGTCCAAGCTAACCATCCTGTTGCCCAGAGTTACATCACCGAGGCAGAGCTGGCCGCGAACCCGGATATGGTTCGCACTATGGCCGTTGCCCCACCGAGCCATAACGGCCAGATCCGGCTGGTAACAATTGGCGATCCCGCAAGCCCAGTTGATCAACAGCCCTGTGGCGGCACCCATCTGGCCAGCACCGGTGAGATTGGTGAGGTTATCGTTGGCAAGATTGAGAATAAGGGTCGGCAAAACCGGCGCATCAACCTAAAGCTCGCCGATTGA
- a CDS encoding sulfurtransferase — MEVGPDWVKARLDSGEPLHLIDVREAWERDIAMIRDSFHIPMGEIAQRVDEVPKDKPVVVICRVGGRSAQVTNALRQQGFENVINLAGGTNGWAAQIDPEMDSY, encoded by the coding sequence ATGGAAGTGGGCCCAGATTGGGTGAAGGCGCGCCTTGATAGCGGCGAGCCTCTACACCTGATCGACGTACGGGAAGCGTGGGAACGGGATATCGCTATGATTCGCGACAGTTTTCACATACCGATGGGCGAAATTGCCCAAAGGGTCGATGAAGTGCCGAAAGATAAGCCGGTTGTCGTAATATGCCGCGTTGGTGGCAGAAGCGCACAAGTTACGAATGCGCTGCGCCAGCAAGGCTTTGAAAATGTTATAAACTTGGCGGGTGGCACCAATGGTTGGGCCGCCCAAATCGACCCAGAGATGGATAGTTACTGA
- the sseA gene encoding 3-mercaptopyruvate sulfurtransferase, with translation MSDTPLLVETDWLAAHLGDPDVRVIDASFHLPNAGRSVTAEFVAGHIPGAVLFDIEAVRDVTSDLPHMLPSAEDFGGMVGALGLGNQRHIIAYDTVGIFSAPRAWWMFRAMGHENVSVLNGGLPAWTAAGHDLATGNAAITKTSFSAKLQRDMVAGFTDMQTKLADGEQVLDARGAARFTGEVEEPRAGLRSGHMPGAKNLPFDQLLADGRFKDGAALKAAFDQLGIKLDQPIATTCGSGVTAAVLTFALALLGKHDVQLYDGSWSEWGQTGAHEVVTGP, from the coding sequence ATGAGCGATACGCCCCTACTCGTCGAAACTGATTGGCTAGCAGCGCATCTGGGTGACCCTGATGTCAGGGTTATTGATGCAAGCTTCCACCTGCCCAATGCCGGGCGCAGCGTAACAGCGGAGTTCGTTGCCGGGCATATCCCGGGCGCCGTCCTGTTCGATATTGAGGCTGTGCGCGATGTCACGAGTGACCTGCCCCATATGCTGCCATCAGCAGAGGATTTTGGCGGGATGGTTGGCGCGCTCGGTCTGGGCAATCAACGTCACATCATTGCCTATGACACGGTTGGTATCTTCAGCGCGCCCAGGGCCTGGTGGATGTTCCGCGCCATGGGCCATGAGAACGTCTCGGTTCTAAATGGTGGCCTGCCAGCTTGGACGGCGGCCGGGCACGATCTGGCGACCGGCAATGCTGCAATCACCAAGACCAGTTTCAGCGCTAAGCTTCAACGGGACATGGTGGCTGGCTTTACCGATATGCAGACCAAGCTGGCGGACGGCGAACAGGTGCTTGATGCCCGCGGTGCCGCACGCTTCACCGGCGAGGTTGAAGAGCCACGCGCGGGCCTCCGCTCTGGCCACATGCCGGGGGCAAAGAACCTGCCCTTTGATCAACTTCTGGCCGATGGCCGGTTTAAGGATGGGGCCGCGCTTAAGGCCGCCTTTGATCAGCTTGGCATCAAGCTGGACCAGCCGATTGCAACCACCTGCGGCTCTGGCGTGACGGCGGCGGTTCTGACCTTCGCTCTCGCCTTACTCGGAAAGCATGATGTGCAGCTTTATGACGGGTCGTGGTCCGAATGGGGTCAGACAGGTGCACATGAGGTGGTGACCGGCCCATGA
- a CDS encoding OsmC family protein, producing MKRLSQKFEFTGALGDTLAGLLELPSGKRRGVAIFAHCFTCSKDSHAAARVSRALAEQGVAVLRFDFTGLGSSSGDFSNTNFSSNVEDLLAAAAALEDQLSAPTLLIGHSLGGAAVLMAAGKLPSLKGVVTMGAPSDVDHVKYNFKADLDTIERDGVAEVDLVGRKFTIRKQFLEDIKSQDLLSAVAALPIPTAFLHAPGDEIVEYRHAEALFGAASHPKSIMSLDDADHLLNKRVGSSRAADLIAGWVNGYLDAPAASDDGTQAHDPADQVSMVETGDSKFALAVKSGSHDLVADEPASVGGKDLGPDPFSYLMISLGACTVMTMRMYADHKGWPAGNLGVGLTYERRTDEETGEKSHVFERRLTVDGALDQDQRERMMEIANKCPVHRVLTEDRPEIVTLLAD from the coding sequence ATGAAGCGGCTCTCTCAAAAATTCGAATTCACCGGTGCCTTGGGCGATACCTTGGCGGGACTTCTCGAGCTTCCCTCGGGTAAACGGCGTGGGGTTGCCATCTTCGCCCATTGCTTCACCTGCTCGAAAGACAGCCATGCCGCCGCGCGTGTTAGCCGGGCATTGGCAGAGCAGGGGGTTGCTGTCCTCCGCTTCGATTTTACCGGCCTGGGCAGTAGCTCCGGCGATTTCAGTAACACCAACTTCTCTTCAAACGTTGAGGATCTGTTGGCCGCAGCCGCCGCGCTTGAGGATCAGTTATCGGCGCCAACCCTGCTTATTGGTCATAGCCTGGGTGGGGCGGCTGTCCTGATGGCGGCGGGGAAGCTACCCTCGCTCAAAGGTGTGGTGACCATGGGCGCCCCATCGGATGTGGATCATGTGAAGTACAACTTCAAAGCCGATCTCGACACTATCGAACGGGATGGGGTTGCCGAGGTGGATCTGGTTGGGCGCAAGTTCACAATCCGGAAGCAGTTCCTGGAGGATATCAAATCCCAGGATCTGTTGAGTGCGGTAGCGGCGCTTCCGATCCCCACAGCCTTTCTGCACGCACCAGGTGATGAGATCGTTGAGTATCGCCATGCCGAGGCGCTGTTCGGGGCGGCCAGCCATCCAAAATCGATTATGTCCCTAGACGATGCTGATCACCTGCTGAATAAGCGCGTGGGTTCTAGCCGTGCGGCGGATTTGATCGCGGGATGGGTCAATGGTTATCTGGATGCCCCAGCCGCGTCGGATGATGGTACACAGGCCCATGATCCAGCAGATCAGGTCAGCATGGTTGAAACCGGCGACAGTAAGTTTGCGCTGGCGGTTAAATCGGGCAGCCATGATTTGGTGGCTGACGAGCCTGCAAGTGTCGGGGGTAAGGACCTGGGCCCCGATCCGTTTAGCTATCTGATGATCTCGCTTGGTGCTTGCACAGTGATGACGATGCGGATGTATGCCGACCATAAGGGGTGGCCCGCGGGCAATCTGGGGGTTGGCCTAACCTATGAGCGACGCACGGATGAAGAGACGGGTGAGAAGTCACATGTCTTCGAACGTCGACTGACAGTAGATGGGGCCCTTGATCAGGATCAGCGTGAACGGATGATGGAGATTGCCAATAAGTGCCCAGTGCACCGGGTGCTGACTGAGGACCGGCCAGAGATTGTTACGCTGCTGGCCGATTAG